One Sebastes umbrosus isolate fSebUmb1 chromosome 6, fSebUmb1.pri, whole genome shotgun sequence DNA window includes the following coding sequences:
- the znf335 gene encoding zinc finger protein 335 isoform X1 produces MDSEENEVESSSDAGPSGMEEPSESGMGMESSEAMSADSSDAAASHAQAPESDCHVGQSSEGVVVFVPETSSSTDVRISSVHLPDSSSVAQSTSVSSVSTVTQSVMVSESAQMLVHSSATSEGSMMVSDSTASTSSDLGSAIDKIIRSTIGPDIMNGCIAVTSAEDGGAETTQYLILQGPDDGAPMVAQMSSSALSDRIAIEALAEGPTSTCLDQGDLHGNLERDDQPGHSGYPEDSSSQPDQPQHSHPSQYMDCSADGPDQTGESSSSYVECSGEEPDQTRSQSGFPDYSGDNSDQDLPGYVECSGADSNLTSRGHYVVECSAGYLECAVDDEEQPHHSRSYIDSSADHRTQTLRQYVAEYVAAAASEQPGCSRYQAREDDEDDERNQDPDQPQHSQQQPQHSHYMESSNGPEASLYADDSSSPDHPVADTAGSGGLPEALEGSESQPGPFISSSGTYTANPEPELAQQCSPSQEEPQGSQGPQDEAGLVGEMETSTVAESSGHRAPNLAELEEMMEVVIVQQYKCKMCPYKSASKDTLINHMRDKHFKPAGDMSKKRKRGRPPKSETFARRQAEREEAEERKAAKAKAAQPQQAEEEDDDTVDAGAIDDPEEDSDYNPADEDCKGRPPAIMKKPTPPISSSSHGRPRRKVGRPRKYSLFDEGYNSKEAESVAKKPRVSVDASAPEEASSSGLNNGTAVVTDGDTAEAAISQSDSENKDPSSNTQPEEFFQRKRGRPSKRFLRKKYKKYINRNRYYKSLKPLLRPHNCWICGSRFLTQEDLRFHVDSHEGSDPELFKCLQCNYRCKRWSSLKEHMFNHEGTKPFKCDECDYTSVYKKDVLRHSAVHNKEKKRKTELVPKVSEFLCPVCHRVYPMQKRLTQHMKTHSSEKPHMCDKCGKSFKKRYTFKMHLLTHIQSLGDSKFKCEFCDFNCDNKKLLLNHQLSHTNDRPFKCDYCKYSTSKEEFLVSHLAIKHTGEKPFSCDMCHFTTKHRKNLRLHVQCRHPETFDEWSVTHPEEPVRRRRRPFFTLQQIEELKQQQQQQHDDETQDLQNTIVAVDSATLQAMQGMENASVSQDALGNTTIIYEQAESSDQSAQNALDLLLNMSNARELVGNALQVAVLKSEGKALEKGTWSAVTTTPGQAQKVVTFHVSESGETVLQEAYEAATSETGELTQIAIEAYEGGGDFSVVEQAAEEIHSPGYSNDEGSPSQDVEVSGSESMKSDKYYLTSALPDGVLQQVELSSEAPASPSAQGSPGLSTKRFSCRICMESFHGRSDMENHKRAHLDPNTFKCPDCDFTSTSWLEVKTHMELHSYLRPHKCPNCSFASKNKKDLRRHMMTHTNEKPFSCKLCGQRFNRNGHLKFHMERLHNQDHPARKNRTGTSQQTIIVNSDEEALATLQSLQAHQTVITPERLQALGQEHIIVAQEQALSDQEEGTYIQQITTIDGQTVQHLMTGDNQVQYIISQDGVPHLIPQEYVVVADGNHIQMPDGQIIQYEHDGTFLQEQQIAVSHDGQIQYLPVSSEQQVVNPEDLEAAAHSAVTAVADAAMTQTQTVYTEATPEQLEQLQQQGIHYDVITFTEE; encoded by the exons ATGGATTCGGAGGAGAATGAGGTGGAGAGCAGCAGTGATGCAGGTCCCTCGGGGATGGAGGAACCATCTGAAAGCGGCATGGGCATGGAGTCATCAGAGGCCATGTCGGCAGACAGCAGTGATGCTGCTGCCTCTCATGCACAGGCCCCAGAGTCTGACTGCCATGTGGGACAGAGCTCAGAGGGAGTTGTG GTGTTCGTCCCAGAAACCAGCTCCAGTACGGACGTCAGAATTTCATCAGTCCACCTCCCAGACTCCTCCTCAGTGGCCCAGTCCACCAGCGTGTCCAGCGTCTCCACAGTGACTCAGTCGGTGATGGTATCTGAGTCAGCCCAAATGCTGGTCCACTCCAGTGCCACGTCTGAAGGATCCATGATGGTTTCTGACTCGACTGCTTCTACCTCGTCAGACTTGGGGTCTGCCATTGACAAGATCATACGGTCCACCATCGGCCCTGACATCATGAATG GTTGCATAGCTGTGACCAGTGCAGAAGATGGAGGTGCAGAAACAACCCAGTATCTCATATTACAAGGACCAGATGACG GGGCTCCTATGGTAGCCCAGATGTCATCTTCGGCCCTCTCTGATCGTATAGCCATAGAAGCTCTTGCAGAAGGCCCCACGTCCACCTGTCTGGACCAGGGAGACCTGCATGGCAACCTTGAACGGGATGATCAGCCTGGTCACTCGGGTTACCCAGAGGACAGCAGCAGTCAGCCTGACCAGCCCCAGCACTCCCACCCCTCCCAGTATATGGATTGCAGTGCAGATGGTCCGGACCAGACAGGGGAGTCTTCATCTTCCTATGTGGAGTGTTCAGGCGAGGAACCCGACCAGACGCGCTCCCAGTCGGGTTTCCCTGACTACAGCGGTGATAACAGTGACCAGGACCTTCCTGGATATGTGGAATGCAGTGGGGCTGACTCAAACCTTACCAGCCGAGGTCACTATGTGGTGGAGTGCAGcgctgggtatctggagtgtgcAGTGGATGATGAAGAGCAACCGCATCATTCCCGCAGTTACATCGACAGTAGTGCAGACCATCGGACCCAGACACTTCGACAGTATGTGGCCGAGTATGTTGCAGCTGCAGCCTCTGAGCAACCAGGTTGTTCTCGGTATCAAGCGAGGGAAGACGATGAAGACGACGAGCGGAACCAGGATCCAGACCAGCCGCAGCACTCCCAACAGCAGCCCCAGCACTCCCATTACATGGAGAGCAGCAATGGCCCAGAGGCCTCTCTCTATGCCGATGACAGCTCCTCACCAGACCACCCTGTGGCAGACACGGCAGGTTCGGGTGGGCTTCCTGAGGCGCTAGAGGGCAGCGAGAGCCAGCCTGGGCCCTTCATCAGCAGCAGTGGGACTTACACCGCTAATCCAGAGCCTGAGCTGGCCCAACAGTGCTCACCCAGCCAGGAGGAGCCCCAAGGCTCCCAGGGGCCTCAGGATGAAGCTGGGCTGGTCGGGGAGATGGAGACGTCAACAGTGGCAGAAAGTTCTGGGCACAGAGCACCAAACCTGGCTGAGTTGGAGGAGATGATGGAAGTAGTGATTGTACAGCAGTACAAGTGTAAAATGTGTCCATACAAGAGTGCCTCCAAAGACACACTCATTAACCACATGAGAGACAAACACTTCAAACCTGCAG GGGACATGTCAAAGAAGCGTAAACGTGGACGGCCTCCTAAAAGTGAGACGTTTGCCCGTCgtcaggcagagagagaggaagctgaAGAGAGGAAGGCAGCAAAGGCGAAGGCTGCACAGCCCCAACaagcagaagaagaggatgatgaTACGGTGGATGCTGGTGCAATTGATGATCCTGAAG AGGATAGTGACTACAACCCAGCAGATGAGGACTGCAAAGGAAGACCACCTGCCATTATGAAGAAGCCCACTCCTcccatctcttcctcctctcatggGCGTCCTCGACGTAAGGTTGGCCGTCCGAGGAAGTACAGCCTTTTTGACGAAGGCTACAACAGCAAAG AAGCAGAGAGTGTTGCTAAGAAGCCCAGGGTTAGTGTGGATGCTAGTGCACCTGAAGAGGCAAGCTCCTCCGGGCTGAACAATGGTACTGCTGTGGTGACGGATGGAGACACAGCGGAGGCAGCAATAAGCCAATCAGACTCTGAAAACAAAGACCCTTCATCCAACACACAGCCAGAGGAGTTCTTCCAGAGAAAACGCGGCCGACCCTCCAAGCGTTTTCTTCGCAAGAAgtataagaaatatataaatcgAAA TCGGTACTACAAATCCCTCAAACCGCTCCTGAGACCTCATAACTGCTGGATCTGTGGCTCACGTTTCCTTACTCAAGAGGATTTGCGGTTCCACGTTGACTCTCACGAAGGCAGTGACCCAGAGCTCTTCAAGTGCCTGCAGTGCAACTATCGCTGCAAGCGCTGGTCTTCACTCAAG GAGCACATGTTCAATCATGAGGGCACCAAGCCGTTCAAGTGTGATGAGTGTGACTACACAAGTGTTTATAAGAAAGATGTCCTTCGCCACTCAGCAGTCCACAACAAGGAGAA GAAAAGAAAGACGGAGTTG GTACCAAAGGTGTCAGAGTTCCTCTGCCCCGTGTGTCATCGGGTTTACCCCATGCAAAAGAGACTGACCCAGCACATGAAGACCCACAGCTCAGAGAAACCACACATGTGTGATAAG TGTGGCAAATCCTTCAAGAAACGGTACACATTCAAAATGcacctactgacccacatccaGAGTCTTGGAGACAGCAA GTTCAAGTGTGAGTTCTGCGATTTCAATTGCGACAACAAGAAGCTGTTGCTCAACCACCAGCTGTCCCACACCAACGACCGACCCTTCAAGTGTGACTACTGTAAATACTCCACCTCTAAAGAGGAGTTCCTGGTCTCCCATCTGGCCATCAAACACACAG GGGAGAAGCCTTTCTCCTGTGATATGTGTCACTTCACGACCAAGCACAGGAAGAACTTGCGTCTACATGTGCAGTGTCGCCACCCCGAGACGTTTGACGAGTGGTCTGTGACGCACCCTGAGGAGCCCGTCAGGAGGCGACGCAGACCCTTCTTCACCCTGCAGCAGATAGAGGAgctcaaacaacaacaacaacaacaacatgacgACGAAACACAGGATTTGCAGAACACTATT GTTGCGGTGGATTCTGCGACACTACAAGCCATGCAGGGTATGGAAAATGCCTCTGTGTCCCAGGATGCATTGGGAAACACCACCATCATCTACGAACAAG CTGAATCCAGTGATCAATCCGCCCAGAATGCCCTTGACCTGCTGCTGAATATGAGCAATGCCCGGGAATTGGTTGGAAATGCCTTACAG GTAGCGGTGCTTAAGTCGGAAGGCAAAGCTTTGGAAAAGGGCACGTGGAGTGCGGTGACCACAACACCGGGCCAGGCACAAAAGGTCGTGACCTTCCACGTGTCTGAAAGCGGTGAGACGGTGCTACAAGAGGCCTACGAGGCAGCGACCTCGGAAACAGGAGAGCTCACCCAGATCGCCATCGAAGCCTACGAGGGCGGAGGGGACTTCAGCGTGGTGGAACAGGCGGCTGAAGAGATCCACAGCCCTGGATACAG TAACGATGAGGGCAGTCCCTCTCAGGATGTAGAAGTCTCCGGGTCAGAGAGCATGAAAAGTGACAAGTACTACCTTACGTCAGCGCTGCCTGATGGTGTTCTGCAACAGGTGGAG ctGAGCAGCGAAGCTCCAGCCTCTCCCTCTGCTCAGGGCTCCCCCGGTCTGAGCACCAAGAGGTTTTCCTGCCGAATATGCATGGAGTCTTTCCACGGACGCTCTGACATGGAGAACCACAAGAGGGCGCACTTGGACCCCAACACCTTCAAGTGTCCCGATTGTGAtttcacctccacctcctggcTCGAGGTCAAG ACTCACATGGAGCTGCATTCCTACCTTCGCCCTCACAAGTGTCCAAACTGTAGCTTTGCCTCCAAGAACAAGAAAGACCTGCGTCGacacatgatgacacacaccAACGAGAAACCGTTCTCTTGCAAACTTTGTGGACAAAG GTTTAACCGTAACGGCCATCTGAAGTTTCACATGGAGCGTCTCCACAATCAGGATCATCCCGCTCGCAAGAACCGTACCGGCACATCTCAGCAGACCATCATCGTGAACAGTGACGAGGAGGCCCTCGCCACACTACAGT CCCTACAGGCACATCAGACGGTGATCACTCCAGAGCGGTTGCAGGCCCTGGGACAGGAGCATATCATTGTAGCTCAAGAACAAGCACTTTCAGACCAG GAGGAGGGCACATACATCCAGCAGATAACCACCATAGATGGACAGACAGTTCAGCACCTGATGACAGGAGATAACCAG GTTCAGTATATCATCTCACAGGATGGCGTGCCGCACTTGATCCCTCAGGAGTATGTAGTAGTAGCTGATGGCAACCACATACAG ATGCCTGATGGACAGATCATCCAGTATGAGCATGACGGGACCTTTCTGCAGGAGCAACAG ATTGCTGTGAGCCATGACGGTCAGATCCAGTATCTACCCGTGAGCTCGGAGCAACAGGTGGTGAATCCTGAGGATTTGGAGGCTGCTGCCCACTCTGCTGTCACAG CCGTAGCAGACGCAGCCATGACGCAGACGCAGACCGTCTACACTGAAGCTACACCTGAACAGctggagcagctgcagcagcaaggCATCCACTATGACGTCATTACCTTCACCGAGGAATAG
- the znf335 gene encoding zinc finger protein 335 isoform X2: MDSEENEVESSSDAGPSGMEEPSESGMGMESSEAMSADSSDAAASHAQAPESDCHVGQSSEGVVVFVPETSSSTDVRISSVHLPDSSSVAQSTSVSSVSTVTQSVMVSESAQMLVHSSATSEGSMMVSDSTASTSSDLGSAIDKIIRSTIGPDIMNGCIAVTSAEDGGAETTQYLILQGPDDGAPMVAQMSSSALSDRIAIEALAEGPTSTCLDQGDLHGNLERDDQPGHSGYPEDSSSQPDQPQHSHPSQYMDCSADGPDQTGESSSSYVECSGEEPDQTRSQSGFPDYSGDNSDQDLPGYVECSGADSNLTSRGHYVVECSAGYLECAVDDEEQPHHSRSYIDSSADHRTQTLRQYVAEYVAAAASEQPGCSRYQAREDDEDDERNQDPDQPQHSQQQPQHSHYMESSNGPEASLYADDSSSPDHPVADTAGSGGLPEALEGSESQPGPFISSSGTYTANPEPELAQQCSPSQEEPQGSQGPQDEAGLVGEMETSTVAESSGHRAPNLAELEEMMEVVIVQQYKCKMCPYKSASKDTLINHMRDKHFKPAGDMSKKRKRGRPPKSETFARRQAEREEAEERKAAKAKAAQPQQAEEEDDDTVDAGAIDDPEEDSDYNPADEDCKGRPPAIMKKPTPPISSSSHGRPRRKVGRPRKYSLFDEGYNSKEAESVAKKPRVSVDASAPEEASSSGLNNGTAVVTDGDTAEAAISQSDSENKDPSSNTQPEEFFQRKRGRPSKRFLRKKYKKYINRNRYYKSLKPLLRPHNCWICGSRFLTQEDLRFHVDSHEGSDPELFKCLQCNYRCKRWSSLKEHMFNHEGTKPFKCDECDYTSVYKKDVLRHSAVHNKEKKRKTELVPKVSEFLCPVCHRVYPMQKRLTQHMKTHSSEKPHMCDKCGKSFKKRYTFKMHLLTHIQSLGDSKFKCEFCDFNCDNKKLLLNHQLSHTNDRPFKCDYCKYSTSKEEFLVSHLAIKHTGEKPFSCDMCHFTTKHRKNLRLHVQCRHPETFDEWSVTHPEEPVRRRRRPFFTLQQIEELKQQQQQQHDDETQDLQNTIVAVDSATLQAMQGMENASVSQDALGNTTIIYEQAESSDQSAQNALDLLLNMSNARELVGNALQVAVLKSEGKALEKGTWSAVTTTPGQAQKVVTFHVSESGETVLQEAYEAATSETGELTQIAIEAYEGGGDFSVVEQAAEEIHSPGYSNDEGSPSQDVEVSGSESMKSDKYYLTSALPDGVLQQVELSSEAPASPSAQGSPGLSTKRFSCRICMESFHGRSDMENHKRAHLDPNTFKCPDCDFTSTSWLEVKTHMELHSYLRPHKCPNCSFASKNKKDLRRHMMTHTNEKPFSCKLCGQRFNRNGHLKFHMERLHNQDHPARKNRTGTSQQTIIVNSDEEALATLQSLQAHQTVITPERLQALGQEHIIVAQEQALSDQEEGTYIQQITTIDGQTVQHLMTGDNQVQYIISQDGVPHLIPQEYVVVADGNHIQMPDGQIIQYEHDGTFLQEQQIAVSHDGQIQYLPVSSEQQVVNPEDLEAAAHSAVTADAAMTQTQTVYTEATPEQLEQLQQQGIHYDVITFTEE; encoded by the exons ATGGATTCGGAGGAGAATGAGGTGGAGAGCAGCAGTGATGCAGGTCCCTCGGGGATGGAGGAACCATCTGAAAGCGGCATGGGCATGGAGTCATCAGAGGCCATGTCGGCAGACAGCAGTGATGCTGCTGCCTCTCATGCACAGGCCCCAGAGTCTGACTGCCATGTGGGACAGAGCTCAGAGGGAGTTGTG GTGTTCGTCCCAGAAACCAGCTCCAGTACGGACGTCAGAATTTCATCAGTCCACCTCCCAGACTCCTCCTCAGTGGCCCAGTCCACCAGCGTGTCCAGCGTCTCCACAGTGACTCAGTCGGTGATGGTATCTGAGTCAGCCCAAATGCTGGTCCACTCCAGTGCCACGTCTGAAGGATCCATGATGGTTTCTGACTCGACTGCTTCTACCTCGTCAGACTTGGGGTCTGCCATTGACAAGATCATACGGTCCACCATCGGCCCTGACATCATGAATG GTTGCATAGCTGTGACCAGTGCAGAAGATGGAGGTGCAGAAACAACCCAGTATCTCATATTACAAGGACCAGATGACG GGGCTCCTATGGTAGCCCAGATGTCATCTTCGGCCCTCTCTGATCGTATAGCCATAGAAGCTCTTGCAGAAGGCCCCACGTCCACCTGTCTGGACCAGGGAGACCTGCATGGCAACCTTGAACGGGATGATCAGCCTGGTCACTCGGGTTACCCAGAGGACAGCAGCAGTCAGCCTGACCAGCCCCAGCACTCCCACCCCTCCCAGTATATGGATTGCAGTGCAGATGGTCCGGACCAGACAGGGGAGTCTTCATCTTCCTATGTGGAGTGTTCAGGCGAGGAACCCGACCAGACGCGCTCCCAGTCGGGTTTCCCTGACTACAGCGGTGATAACAGTGACCAGGACCTTCCTGGATATGTGGAATGCAGTGGGGCTGACTCAAACCTTACCAGCCGAGGTCACTATGTGGTGGAGTGCAGcgctgggtatctggagtgtgcAGTGGATGATGAAGAGCAACCGCATCATTCCCGCAGTTACATCGACAGTAGTGCAGACCATCGGACCCAGACACTTCGACAGTATGTGGCCGAGTATGTTGCAGCTGCAGCCTCTGAGCAACCAGGTTGTTCTCGGTATCAAGCGAGGGAAGACGATGAAGACGACGAGCGGAACCAGGATCCAGACCAGCCGCAGCACTCCCAACAGCAGCCCCAGCACTCCCATTACATGGAGAGCAGCAATGGCCCAGAGGCCTCTCTCTATGCCGATGACAGCTCCTCACCAGACCACCCTGTGGCAGACACGGCAGGTTCGGGTGGGCTTCCTGAGGCGCTAGAGGGCAGCGAGAGCCAGCCTGGGCCCTTCATCAGCAGCAGTGGGACTTACACCGCTAATCCAGAGCCTGAGCTGGCCCAACAGTGCTCACCCAGCCAGGAGGAGCCCCAAGGCTCCCAGGGGCCTCAGGATGAAGCTGGGCTGGTCGGGGAGATGGAGACGTCAACAGTGGCAGAAAGTTCTGGGCACAGAGCACCAAACCTGGCTGAGTTGGAGGAGATGATGGAAGTAGTGATTGTACAGCAGTACAAGTGTAAAATGTGTCCATACAAGAGTGCCTCCAAAGACACACTCATTAACCACATGAGAGACAAACACTTCAAACCTGCAG GGGACATGTCAAAGAAGCGTAAACGTGGACGGCCTCCTAAAAGTGAGACGTTTGCCCGTCgtcaggcagagagagaggaagctgaAGAGAGGAAGGCAGCAAAGGCGAAGGCTGCACAGCCCCAACaagcagaagaagaggatgatgaTACGGTGGATGCTGGTGCAATTGATGATCCTGAAG AGGATAGTGACTACAACCCAGCAGATGAGGACTGCAAAGGAAGACCACCTGCCATTATGAAGAAGCCCACTCCTcccatctcttcctcctctcatggGCGTCCTCGACGTAAGGTTGGCCGTCCGAGGAAGTACAGCCTTTTTGACGAAGGCTACAACAGCAAAG AAGCAGAGAGTGTTGCTAAGAAGCCCAGGGTTAGTGTGGATGCTAGTGCACCTGAAGAGGCAAGCTCCTCCGGGCTGAACAATGGTACTGCTGTGGTGACGGATGGAGACACAGCGGAGGCAGCAATAAGCCAATCAGACTCTGAAAACAAAGACCCTTCATCCAACACACAGCCAGAGGAGTTCTTCCAGAGAAAACGCGGCCGACCCTCCAAGCGTTTTCTTCGCAAGAAgtataagaaatatataaatcgAAA TCGGTACTACAAATCCCTCAAACCGCTCCTGAGACCTCATAACTGCTGGATCTGTGGCTCACGTTTCCTTACTCAAGAGGATTTGCGGTTCCACGTTGACTCTCACGAAGGCAGTGACCCAGAGCTCTTCAAGTGCCTGCAGTGCAACTATCGCTGCAAGCGCTGGTCTTCACTCAAG GAGCACATGTTCAATCATGAGGGCACCAAGCCGTTCAAGTGTGATGAGTGTGACTACACAAGTGTTTATAAGAAAGATGTCCTTCGCCACTCAGCAGTCCACAACAAGGAGAA GAAAAGAAAGACGGAGTTG GTACCAAAGGTGTCAGAGTTCCTCTGCCCCGTGTGTCATCGGGTTTACCCCATGCAAAAGAGACTGACCCAGCACATGAAGACCCACAGCTCAGAGAAACCACACATGTGTGATAAG TGTGGCAAATCCTTCAAGAAACGGTACACATTCAAAATGcacctactgacccacatccaGAGTCTTGGAGACAGCAA GTTCAAGTGTGAGTTCTGCGATTTCAATTGCGACAACAAGAAGCTGTTGCTCAACCACCAGCTGTCCCACACCAACGACCGACCCTTCAAGTGTGACTACTGTAAATACTCCACCTCTAAAGAGGAGTTCCTGGTCTCCCATCTGGCCATCAAACACACAG GGGAGAAGCCTTTCTCCTGTGATATGTGTCACTTCACGACCAAGCACAGGAAGAACTTGCGTCTACATGTGCAGTGTCGCCACCCCGAGACGTTTGACGAGTGGTCTGTGACGCACCCTGAGGAGCCCGTCAGGAGGCGACGCAGACCCTTCTTCACCCTGCAGCAGATAGAGGAgctcaaacaacaacaacaacaacaacatgacgACGAAACACAGGATTTGCAGAACACTATT GTTGCGGTGGATTCTGCGACACTACAAGCCATGCAGGGTATGGAAAATGCCTCTGTGTCCCAGGATGCATTGGGAAACACCACCATCATCTACGAACAAG CTGAATCCAGTGATCAATCCGCCCAGAATGCCCTTGACCTGCTGCTGAATATGAGCAATGCCCGGGAATTGGTTGGAAATGCCTTACAG GTAGCGGTGCTTAAGTCGGAAGGCAAAGCTTTGGAAAAGGGCACGTGGAGTGCGGTGACCACAACACCGGGCCAGGCACAAAAGGTCGTGACCTTCCACGTGTCTGAAAGCGGTGAGACGGTGCTACAAGAGGCCTACGAGGCAGCGACCTCGGAAACAGGAGAGCTCACCCAGATCGCCATCGAAGCCTACGAGGGCGGAGGGGACTTCAGCGTGGTGGAACAGGCGGCTGAAGAGATCCACAGCCCTGGATACAG TAACGATGAGGGCAGTCCCTCTCAGGATGTAGAAGTCTCCGGGTCAGAGAGCATGAAAAGTGACAAGTACTACCTTACGTCAGCGCTGCCTGATGGTGTTCTGCAACAGGTGGAG ctGAGCAGCGAAGCTCCAGCCTCTCCCTCTGCTCAGGGCTCCCCCGGTCTGAGCACCAAGAGGTTTTCCTGCCGAATATGCATGGAGTCTTTCCACGGACGCTCTGACATGGAGAACCACAAGAGGGCGCACTTGGACCCCAACACCTTCAAGTGTCCCGATTGTGAtttcacctccacctcctggcTCGAGGTCAAG ACTCACATGGAGCTGCATTCCTACCTTCGCCCTCACAAGTGTCCAAACTGTAGCTTTGCCTCCAAGAACAAGAAAGACCTGCGTCGacacatgatgacacacaccAACGAGAAACCGTTCTCTTGCAAACTTTGTGGACAAAG GTTTAACCGTAACGGCCATCTGAAGTTTCACATGGAGCGTCTCCACAATCAGGATCATCCCGCTCGCAAGAACCGTACCGGCACATCTCAGCAGACCATCATCGTGAACAGTGACGAGGAGGCCCTCGCCACACTACAGT CCCTACAGGCACATCAGACGGTGATCACTCCAGAGCGGTTGCAGGCCCTGGGACAGGAGCATATCATTGTAGCTCAAGAACAAGCACTTTCAGACCAG GAGGAGGGCACATACATCCAGCAGATAACCACCATAGATGGACAGACAGTTCAGCACCTGATGACAGGAGATAACCAG GTTCAGTATATCATCTCACAGGATGGCGTGCCGCACTTGATCCCTCAGGAGTATGTAGTAGTAGCTGATGGCAACCACATACAG ATGCCTGATGGACAGATCATCCAGTATGAGCATGACGGGACCTTTCTGCAGGAGCAACAG ATTGCTGTGAGCCATGACGGTCAGATCCAGTATCTACCCGTGAGCTCGGAGCAACAGGTGGTGAATCCTGAGGATTTGGAGGCTGCTGCCCACTCTGCTGTCACAG CAGACGCAGCCATGACGCAGACGCAGACCGTCTACACTGAAGCTACACCTGAACAGctggagcagctgcagcagcaaggCATCCACTATGACGTCATTACCTTCACCGAGGAATAG